A single window of Helicobacter pylori NCTC 11637 = CCUG 17874 = ATCC 43504 = JCM 12093 DNA harbors:
- a CDS encoding type III pantothenate kinase: protein MPARRSFTDLKNLVLCDIGNTHIHFAQNYQLFSSAKEDLKRLGIQKEIFYISVNEENEKALLNCYPNAKNIAGFFHLETDYIGLGIDRQMACLAVNNGAIVDAGSAITIDLIKEGKHLGGCILPGLAQYIHAYKKSAKILEQPFKALDSLEVLPKNTRDAVNYGMVLSVISCIQHLAKNQKIYLCGGDAKYLSAFLPHSVCKERLVFDGMEIALKKAGILECK, encoded by the coding sequence ATGCCAGCTAGGCGATCTTTTACAGATTTGAAAAACCTGGTTTTATGCGATATAGGTAATACGCACATCCATTTCGCGCAAAATTACCAGCTCTTTTCAAGCGCTAAAGAAGATTTAAAGCGTTTGGGTATTCAAAAGGAAATTTTTTACATTAGCGTGAATGAAGAAAATGAAAAAGCCCTTTTAAATTGTTACCCTAACGCTAAAAATATTGCAGGATTTTTTCATTTAGAAACCGACTATATAGGGCTTGGGATAGACCGGCAAATGGCATGTTTAGCGGTAAATAATGGCGCGATCGTGGATGCGGGGAGCGCGATTACGATTGATTTAATCAAAGAGGGCAAGCATTTAGGAGGGTGTATTTTGCCCGGTTTAGCCCAATATATTCATGCGTATAAAAAAAGCGCTAAAATCTTAGAGCAACCTTTCAAGGCCTTAGATTCTTTAGAAGTTTTACCTAAAAACACTAGAGACGCTGTGAATTACGGCATGGTTTTGAGCGTCATCTCTTGTATCCAGCATTTAGCCAAAAACCAAAAAATCTATCTTTGTGGGGGCGATGCGAAGTATTTGAGCGCGTTTTTACCCCATTCTGTTTGCAAGGAGCGTTTGGTTTTTGATGGGATGGAAATCGCTCTTAAAAAAGCAGGGATACTAGAATGCAAATGA
- a CDS encoding ABC-F family ATP-binding cassette domain-containing protein, translating to MLQTINLTQRYATKKLFENVNIKLDKNKRYGLIGANGAGKSTFLKILSKSIDCSSGEVIITSGMRMGVLGQDQYAFEDLSLKDAVLIGNKRLYDAIKEKERLYTEGDLSDDKVNARLGELETICVEEDPMYECEVVIEKILEDLGIPSSRHNDLMKTLPSSDKFKILLAQVLFPKPDILLLDEPTNNLDLNAIEWLENNLKRHEGTMVVISHDRHFLNAVCTHILDLDFHSVREFSGNYDDWYIASTLMIKQQETERNKKLKEKEELEKFIARFSANASKAKQATSRQKQLDKLDIQSLAVSSRRDPSIIFKPKRTIGNEALECENISKSYDGQMVLNQVSLKVMPKDKIALIGPNGVGKSTLCKILVEELKPDTGVVKWGATVSKGYFPQNVSEEISGEETLYQWLFNFNKKIESAEVRNALGRMLFNGEEQEKCVNALSGGEKHRMVLSKLMLEGGNFLVLDEPTNHLDLEAIIALGEALFKFDGALICVSHDRELIDAYANRIIELVPSPKGASIIDFKGSYEEYLASKK from the coding sequence ATGCTACAAACCATCAACTTAACGCAACGCTATGCGACTAAAAAATTGTTTGAGAACGTGAATATCAAGCTGGATAAAAACAAACGCTACGGGCTGATTGGGGCTAATGGGGCAGGAAAGTCCACTTTTTTAAAGATTTTAAGCAAGAGCATTGATTGTAGCAGTGGGGAAGTCATTATCACAAGCGGGATGAGAATGGGGGTTTTAGGGCAGGATCAATACGCTTTTGAAGATTTGAGCCTTAAAGATGCGGTTTTGATAGGCAATAAGCGTTTGTATGACGCTATCAAAGAAAAAGAACGCTTATACACTGAAGGCGATTTGAGCGATGATAAAGTGAATGCTAGGCTAGGGGAGTTAGAAACCATTTGCGTGGAAGAAGATCCCATGTATGAATGCGAAGTGGTGATTGAAAAAATCCTAGAAGATTTAGGCATTCCTAGCTCTAGGCACAATGATTTGATGAAAACCTTGCCAAGCAGCGATAAGTTTAAAATCCTTCTCGCTCAAGTTTTATTCCCTAAACCGGATATTTTGCTTTTAGATGAGCCGACTAACAACCTGGATTTAAACGCCATTGAATGGCTAGAAAACAACCTCAAACGCCATGAAGGCACGATGGTAGTCATCAGCCATGACAGGCATTTTTTAAATGCGGTATGCACGCATATTTTGGATTTGGATTTTCACAGCGTGCGCGAATTTAGCGGGAATTATGACGATTGGTATATCGCTTCCACTTTGATGATTAAACAGCAAGAGACCGAACGCAATAAAAAACTCAAAGAAAAAGAAGAGCTGGAAAAATTCATCGCGCGTTTTAGCGCTAACGCTTCTAAAGCCAAGCAAGCCACCAGCCGCCAAAAACAACTGGATAAATTAGACATTCAAAGTTTAGCGGTATCTAGTAGGAGGGATCCTAGCATTATTTTTAAACCCAAACGCACCATTGGGAATGAAGCTTTAGAATGCGAAAACATCTCTAAAAGTTATGACGGGCAAATGGTTTTAAATCAAGTGAGCTTGAAAGTGATGCCTAAAGACAAGATCGCTCTCATAGGGCCAAACGGCGTGGGTAAATCCACGCTTTGTAAAATTTTAGTAGAAGAGTTAAAACCGGATACGGGCGTGGTGAAATGGGGAGCGACCGTTTCAAAAGGCTATTTCCCTCAAAACGTGAGCGAAGAAATTAGCGGGGAAGAGACCTTGTATCAATGGCTCTTTAATTTCAATAAAAAGATTGAAAGCGCGGAGGTGAGAAACGCTTTAGGGAGGATGCTTTTTAATGGCGAAGAGCAAGAAAAATGCGTGAACGCTTTAAGTGGGGGCGAAAAACACCGAATGGTTTTATCCAAGCTCATGCTAGAGGGGGGGAATTTCTTAGTCTTAGATGAGCCAACCAACCACCTGGATTTAGAAGCGATTATCGCGCTAGGCGAAGCGCTCTTTAAATTTGATGGGGCGCTGATTTGCGTAAGCCATGACAGAGAGCTTATTGATGCTTACGCCAATCGGATCATTGAATTAGTCCCAAGCCCTAAAGGCGCTTCAATCATTGATTTTAAAGGCAGTTATGAAGAGTATTTAGCGAGCAAAAAATGA
- a CDS encoding GMP reductase: MKVFDYEDVQLIPNKCIVNSRSECDTTVTLGKHAFKMPIVPANMQTIINDSIAEFLAENGYFYIMHRFDGAARIPFVKKMKKRQWISSISVGVKKEEYLLIEELAKQGLMSDYITIDIAHGHSNSVIEMIQHIKTHLPETFVIAGNVGTPEAVRELENAGADATKVGIGPGKVCITKIKTGFGTGGWQLAALRWCAKAARKPIIADGGIRTHGDIAKSIRFGATMVMIGSLFAGHEESSGETKIENGIAYKEYFGSASEFQKGEKKNIEGKKIWIQHKGLLKDTLVEMHQDLQSSISYAGGRDLEAIRKVDYVIVKNSIFNGDTI, from the coding sequence ATGAAAGTATTTGATTACGAAGATGTCCAACTCATTCCTAATAAATGCATCGTGAATAGCCGTTCAGAGTGCGATACGACCGTTACCTTAGGCAAACACGCATTTAAAATGCCTATAGTCCCAGCCAACATGCAGACAATCATTAACGACTCAATCGCAGAATTCCTAGCAGAAAATGGCTATTTCTACATCATGCACCGTTTTGATGGAGCGGCAAGAATCCCGTTTGTCAAAAAAATGAAAAAACGCCAATGGATCAGCTCCATCAGTGTTGGGGTGAAAAAGGAAGAATATCTTTTGATAGAAGAGTTGGCCAAACAAGGATTAATGTCAGATTATATCACGATCGATATTGCGCATGGCCATTCAAATTCTGTCATTGAAATGATCCAACACATCAAAACGCATTTGCCAGAAACTTTTGTGATTGCCGGGAATGTTGGCACGCCAGAAGCAGTCCGTGAATTAGAGAACGCCGGTGCTGACGCTACAAAAGTTGGCATCGGGCCTGGGAAAGTGTGTATCACCAAAATCAAAACAGGCTTTGGTACAGGTGGTTGGCAACTAGCGGCTCTTAGATGGTGCGCTAAAGCAGCAAGAAAACCGATTATTGCAGATGGTGGCATTCGCACGCATGGCGATATTGCGAAATCAATACGCTTTGGCGCGACAATGGTAATGATTGGCTCGCTCTTTGCAGGGCACGAAGAATCATCTGGAGAGACAAAAATAGAAAATGGTATCGCATATAAAGAATATTTCGGTTCAGCTTCAGAGTTCCAAAAAGGTGAAAAGAAAAATATTGAAGGCAAGAAAATTTGGATCCAACATAAAGGATTATTAAAAGATACGCTGGTTGAAATGCATCAAGATTTGCAATCTTCAATCTCCTATGCAGGCGGGAGAGACCTTGAAGCGATTCGAAAAGTGGATTATGTGATTGTGAAAAATTCAATTTTCAATGGGGACACAATCTAA
- the rfaE1 gene encoding D-glycero-beta-D-manno-heptose-7-phosphate kinase, giving the protein MKKILVVGDLIADYYLWGKSERLSPEAPVPVLEVKKESKNLGGAANVANNLISLKAKVFLCGVVGDDLEGEHFLNALKARNIDTSGILTDKTRCTTLKTRIIAQNQQIVRVDKEIKDPLNADLRKRLLDFFTEKIQEIDGVILSDYNKGVLDFELTQKMIALANQHHKLILCDPKGKDYSKYSHASLITPNRAELEHALHLKLDSHANLLKALQILKETYQIAMPLVTLSEQGIAFLEKGELVNCPTIAKEVYDVTGAGDTVIASLTLSLLESKSLKDACEFANAAAAVVVGKMGSALASLEEIALILNQTHPKILSLEKLLETLDQQKIVFTNGCFDLLHKGHASYLQKAKALGDILIVGLNSDASVKRLKGDKRPIVSEKDRAFLLASLSCVDYVVVFEEDTPIKLIQALKPDILVKGSDYLNKEVIGSEFAKETRLMEFEEGYSTSAIIEKIKRTCND; this is encoded by the coding sequence ATGAAAAAAATCCTAGTCGTAGGCGATCTAATCGCTGATTATTACCTGTGGGGGAAGAGCGAACGCCTTTCTCCTGAAGCCCCTGTGCCTGTTTTAGAAGTCAAAAAAGAGAGTAAGAATTTAGGCGGAGCGGCTAATGTGGCTAATAATCTCATCTCTTTAAAAGCTAAAGTCTTTTTATGTGGGGTGGTGGGCGATGATTTAGAGGGCGAGCATTTTTTGAACGCTCTCAAAGCTAGGAATATTGACACTTCAGGCATTTTAACAGATAAAACCCGTTGCACCACGCTCAAAACGCGCATCATTGCGCAAAACCAGCAAATCGTGCGCGTGGATAAGGAAATCAAAGACCCCTTAAACGCTGATTTAAGAAAAAGACTTTTAGATTTTTTCACAGAAAAGATCCAAGAAATAGATGGCGTGATCCTTTCAGATTACAATAAGGGCGTGTTGGATTTTGAACTCACTCAAAAAATGATCGCTCTAGCCAACCAACACCACAAGCTCATTTTATGCGACCCTAAAGGGAAAGATTATAGCAAATATTCCCATGCGAGTTTGATCACGCCTAATCGCGCTGAATTAGAGCATGCGCTCCATTTGAAGTTAGACAGCCATGCGAATTTATTAAAAGCGCTCCAAATTTTAAAAGAAACTTATCAAATCGCTATGCCTTTAGTCACTTTGAGCGAACAAGGCATCGCTTTTTTAGAAAAAGGCGAGTTAGTCAATTGCCCCACTATCGCTAAAGAAGTTTATGATGTCACGGGAGCAGGCGATACGGTGATCGCGTCTTTAACACTTTCTTTATTAGAATCAAAGAGCTTGAAAGACGCTTGCGAGTTTGCCAATGCGGCTGCAGCGGTGGTGGTGGGTAAAATGGGGAGCGCGTTAGCGAGTTTAGAAGAAATCGCTTTGATTTTGAACCAAACGCACCCTAAAATCCTTTCTTTAGAAAAGCTGTTAGAAACTTTAGATCAGCAAAAAATCGTTTTCACCAATGGCTGTTTTGATCTTCTCCATAAAGGGCATGCGAGCTATTTGCAAAAGGCTAAAGCTTTAGGGGATATTCTCATTGTGGGGTTAAATAGCGACGCTTCCGTTAAAAGGCTTAAGGGGGATAAACGCCCCATAGTGAGCGAAAAAGACAGAGCGTTTCTTTTAGCGAGTTTGTCTTGTGTGGATTATGTCGTGGTGTTTGAAGAAGACACGCCAATCAAATTAATTCAAGCCCTAAAGCCTGATATTTTAGTCAAGGGATCGGACTATCTCAATAAAGAAGTCATAGGGAGCGAGTTTGCTAAAGAAACCCGTTTGATGGAGTTTGAAGAAGGTTATTCCACAAGCGCTATCATAGAAAAAATTAAAAGGACATGCAATGATTGA
- a CDS encoding sulfite exporter TauE/SafE family protein: protein MQMMHHLSFLGMFLAALSMSLGHCVGMCGGIVSAFSQIRFSKVTSFSYQLTCHALYNVGRISTYMLLGAITAGLGRSLSVSMGFRGVLLMSMGVVLILLALLGAKAEKLSFQIPFISFLMKKTLQSQNILGLYFLGVLNGFLPCMMVYSFLASVILSHSTFMGAMLGLSFGLGTSVPLFLMGIFLSKISVSYRKFFNLLSKGLMGVFGLYVLYMGIMLINHKMPHAMHHQNSTTQHDHKGAHSHEH, encoded by the coding sequence ATGCAAATGATGCACCATTTGAGTTTTTTGGGCATGTTTTTAGCCGCTTTGAGCATGTCCTTAGGGCATTGTGTGGGCATGTGTGGGGGGATTGTGAGCGCATTCAGTCAAATAAGATTTTCTAAAGTTACAAGCTTTTCTTACCAGCTCACTTGCCATGCCCTCTATAATGTAGGAAGGATCAGCACCTACATGCTTTTAGGGGCTATAACGGCGGGTTTAGGGCGTAGTCTTAGCGTGAGCATGGGTTTTAGGGGCGTTTTATTGATGAGCATGGGAGTTGTTTTAATCCTTTTAGCGCTCTTGGGAGCTAAAGCGGAAAAATTAAGCTTTCAAATCCCTTTCATCTCTTTTTTGATGAAAAAAACCTTGCAATCTCAAAACATTCTAGGGCTGTATTTCTTGGGCGTGTTGAACGGGTTTTTACCTTGCATGATGGTGTATTCGTTTTTAGCGAGCGTGATTCTCAGTCATAGCACGTTTATGGGAGCGATGCTAGGCCTTTCTTTTGGGCTTGGCACTAGCGTGCCGTTGTTTTTAATGGGGATTTTTTTGAGCAAAATTTCCGTTTCTTACAGGAAATTTTTCAATCTTTTGTCTAAAGGTTTAATGGGGGTTTTTGGGCTTTATGTCCTTTATATGGGGATCATGCTCATTAATCATAAAATGCCCCATGCGATGCATCATCAAAATAGCACCACTCAGCATGATCATAAAGGAGCGCATTCGCATGAACACTAA
- a CDS encoding type I restriction endonuclease, with product MNFKRAIISYLPHKRIKNARNKKIIFFAIMKPLKGARPTPNKNANQNTKKGLISWKTTQTITKRL from the coding sequence ATGAATTTTAAAAGGGCGATTATATCTTATTTGCCCCACAAACGCATAAAAAACGCAAGGAATAAAAAAATAATATTCTTTGCTATAATGAAACCTTTAAAGGGTGCACGCCCAACGCCAAACAAAAACGCCAATCAAAACACAAAAAAGGGGCTTATATCATGGAAAACAACCCAAACAATAACCAAGCGTCTTTAG
- the rfaD gene encoding ADP-glyceromanno-heptose 6-epimerase gives MRYIDDGLENQTILITGGAGFVGSNLAFYFQENHPKAKVVILDKFRSNTLLSNNRPSSLGHFKNLIGFKGEVIAADINNPLDLRRLEKLHFDYLFHQAAVSDTTMLDQELVMKTNYQAFLNLLEIARSKKAKVIYASSAGVYGNTKAPNVVGKNESPENVYGFSKLCMDEFVLSHSSDNIQVGLRYFNVYGPREFYKEKTASMVLQLALSAMAFKEVKLFEFGEQLRDFVYIEDVIQANVKAMKAQKSGVYNVGYSQARSYNEIVSILKEHLGDFKVSYIKNPYAFFQKHTQAHIEPAILDLDYTPLYDLESGIKDYLPHIHAIFKEQRA, from the coding sequence ATGCGTTATATTGATGATGGATTAGAAAATCAAACGATTTTAATCACCGGTGGGGCTGGCTTTGTAGGCAGTAATTTGGCCTTTTATTTTCAAGAGAACCACCCTAAAGCTAAAGTAGTCATTTTAGATAAGTTTCGCAGTAACACGCTTTTGAGTAATAACCGCCCCAGTTCCTTAGGGCATTTTAAGAATTTAATCGGTTTTAAGGGCGAAGTGATTGCAGCTGATATTAACAACCCCTTAGATTTAAGGCGTTTAGAAAAATTGCATTTTGATTATTTGTTCCACCAAGCGGCTGTTTCTGATACGACCATGCTGGATCAAGAATTAGTGATGAAAACCAATTATCAGGCTTTTTTAAACCTTTTAGAAATCGCTCGCTCAAAAAAGGCTAAAGTGATTTACGCTTCTTCAGCGGGCGTTTATGGCAACACCAAAGCCCCCAATGTGGTAGGCAAAAACGAAAGCCCTGAAAATGTCTATGGCTTTTCCAAGCTTTGCATGGACGAATTTGTTCTCTCTCATTCAAGCGATAACATTCAAGTGGGCTTAAGGTATTTTAATGTCTATGGGCCTAGGGAATTTTATAAAGAAAAAACCGCTTCCATGGTTTTGCAGCTCGCTTTAAGTGCGATGGCGTTTAAGGAAGTCAAGCTTTTTGAATTTGGCGAGCAATTAAGGGATTTTGTCTATATTGAAGACGTGATCCAAGCGAATGTGAAAGCGATGAAGGCTCAAAAAAGCGGGGTTTATAATGTGGGCTATTCGCAAGCCAGAAGTTATAATGAAATCGTTAGCATTTTAAAAGAGCATTTAGGGGATTTTAAAGTGAGCTATATCAAAAACCCTTATGCTTTTTTCCAAAAGCACACCCAAGCGCACATTGAGCCTGCTATTTTGGATTTGGATTACACCCCTTTATACGATTTAGAAAGCGGTATTAAAGATTATTTGCCCCATATCCATGCGATTTTTAAAGAACAGCGCGCATGA
- a CDS encoding phosphatase PAP2 family protein: MVFDRTISIREKKAAKTLGIIGVVFFILFGIVISGVAFQKEWVQQLDLFFIDLIRNPAPIQKSAWLSFVFFSTWFAQSKLTTPIALLIGLWFGFQKRIALGVWFFFSILLGEFTLKSLKLLVARPRPVTNGELVFAHGFSFPSGHALASALFYGSLALLLCYSNANARIKTIIAVVLLFWIFLMAYDRVYLGVHYPSDVLGGFLLGIAWSCCSLALYLGFLKRPYKAA; this comes from the coding sequence ATGGTATTTGACAGAACAATCAGCATAAGAGAAAAAAAAGCGGCTAAAACGCTTGGGATTATTGGGGTTGTCTTTTTTATTTTGTTTGGCATCGTGATAAGCGGGGTGGCTTTTCAAAAAGAGTGGGTGCAACAATTGGATTTATTTTTTATAGACTTGATCCGCAACCCTGCCCCCATTCAAAAAAGTGCGTGGCTTTCTTTCGTGTTTTTTAGCACTTGGTTTGCACAAAGCAAGCTCACCACTCCTATAGCCCTACTCATTGGCTTGTGGTTTGGGTTTCAAAAACGCATCGCTTTGGGGGTGTGGTTTTTCTTTAGCATCTTATTAGGTGAATTCACCTTAAAATCCCTTAAGCTTTTAGTGGCGCGCCCACGGCCTGTAACCAATGGCGAATTGGTTTTCGCGCATGGCTTTAGTTTCCCCAGCGGGCATGCTTTAGCTTCAGCGCTTTTTTATGGCTCTTTGGCGTTGCTGTTATGCTATTCTAACGCAAATGCTCGCATTAAAACGATTATTGCTGTGGTTTTGCTTTTTTGGATTTTTTTAATGGCGTATGACAGGGTTTATTTAGGGGTGCATTACCCTAGCGATGTTTTAGGAGGGTTTTTATTAGGGATTGCTTGGTCGTGCTGCTCTTTAGCGCTTTATTTGGGGTTTTTGAAACGCCCTTATAAAGCCGCTTGA
- the gmhB gene encoding D-glycero-beta-D-manno-heptose 1,7-bisphosphate 7-phosphatase gives MNTNKALFLDRDGIINIDKGYVSQKEDFEFQKGIFELLKHAKTLGYKLLLITNQSGINRGYYTLKDFEQLTEYLQESLLKELGFNLDGIYFCRHAPEENCACRKPKPSLILQAAKEHQICLERSFMIGDKESDMLAGLNAKVKNNLLLTTNFLKTSHSWIQCKDLKEMMELIK, from the coding sequence ATGAACACTAACAAAGCCCTTTTTTTAGACAGAGACGGCATTATCAATATTGATAAAGGCTATGTGAGTCAAAAAGAAGATTTTGAGTTTCAAAAAGGGATTTTTGAATTGCTAAAGCATGCGAAAACTTTAGGCTACAAACTGCTTTTAATCACCAACCAATCCGGGATCAACCGGGGCTATTACACCCTTAAAGATTTTGAACAACTCACTGAATACCTCCAAGAAAGCTTGCTTAAAGAATTAGGTTTTAATCTGGATGGCATCTATTTTTGCAGGCACGCCCCAGAAGAAAATTGCGCTTGCAGAAAGCCAAAGCCCTCTTTGATTTTGCAAGCCGCTAAAGAGCATCAAATTTGCTTGGAGCGATCTTTTATGATAGGCGATAAAGAGAGCGACATGTTAGCCGGCTTGAACGCTAAAGTTAAAAACAACCTTTTATTGACCACAAATTTTTTAAAAACTTCTCATTCTTGGATACAATGTAAAGATCTTAAAGAGATGATGGAACTAATCAAATAA
- the gmhA gene encoding D-sedoheptulose 7-phosphate isomerase — MIDGLIKKEFLAHKEALEKSLESLQEALKQSVYLLIETLENQGKILICGNGGSASDAQHFAAELTGRYKLERKGLSAISLSTDTSALTAIANDYGYEEVFARQVEALGNKEDVLIGISTSGNSKNVLKAYEKAKDLGMKTLSLAGRDGGKMKPLSDMALIVPSDDTPRIQEMHILMIHILCDCIERHFARKN; from the coding sequence ATGATTGATGGTTTAATTAAAAAAGAATTTTTAGCCCATAAGGAAGCGTTAGAAAAAAGTTTAGAGAGTTTGCAAGAAGCGTTAAAACAAAGCGTTTATCTTTTGATAGAAACTTTAGAAAATCAAGGGAAAATCCTTATTTGCGGTAACGGGGGGAGTGCGAGCGATGCGCAGCATTTTGCCGCTGAATTGACCGGGCGCTATAAACTAGAAAGGAAAGGCTTGAGCGCGATAAGTTTAAGCACCGATACCTCAGCCCTTACTGCCATTGCGAACGATTATGGTTATGAAGAAGTGTTCGCCAGACAAGTGGAAGCGCTAGGGAATAAAGAAGATGTTTTGATAGGGATTTCTACAAGCGGTAATTCCAAAAATGTCCTAAAAGCTTATGAAAAAGCCAAAGATTTAGGGATGAAAACGCTTAGTTTAGCGGGGCGTGATGGGGGGAAAATGAAGCCTTTAAGCGATATGGCTTTGATTGTCCCTAGCGATGATACCCCACGAATCCAAGAAATGCACATTCTTATGATCCACATCTTATGCGATTGCATTGAAAGGCATTTCGCTCGTAAAAATTAA
- a CDS encoding type I restriction-modification system subunit M — MENNPNNNQASLERNELHNTIWKVANELRGSVDGWDFKQYVLGILFYRYISENMTDYINKEERKRDPSFDYALLSDEEAKSAREHLIEEKGFFIPPSALFCNALKNARHNEDLNVTLQNIFNEIEKSSLGTPSEENVKGLFADLDVNSNKLGSSHKNRVEKLTKILQAIGGMQLGDYLKSGIDVFGDAYEYLMAMYASNAGKSGGEFFTPQEVSELLAKITLHGQESVNKVYDPCCGSGSLLLQFSKVLGDKNVSKGYFGQEINLTTYNLCRINMFLHDINYSKFHIAHGDTLLDPKHEDDKPFDAIVSNPPYSTKWVGDSNSVLKNDERFSKAVVLAPKNAADLAFTMHMLSYLSNSGTAAIVEFPGVLYRGNAEAKIREHLVKENVIDCVIALPDNLFFGTSIATCILVLKKNKQDDTTLFIDASKEFVKEGKKNKLKERNREKILQTYIERKEVKHFCALANIEKIQENDYNLSVNRYVEQEDTKEVIDIKALNSEISQIVEKQSALRNRLESIIKELEA; from the coding sequence ATGGAAAACAACCCAAACAATAACCAAGCGTCTTTAGAACGCAACGAATTGCACAACACCATTTGGAAAGTGGCTAACGAGTTGAGAGGCTCAGTGGATGGCTGGGATTTTAAGCAATACGTTTTAGGCATTCTTTTTTACCGCTACATTTCAGAAAACATGACTGATTACATCAATAAAGAAGAGCGAAAGCGCGATCCGAGTTTTGATTACGCTTTATTAAGCGATGAAGAGGCCAAAAGCGCAAGAGAACACCTTATTGAAGAAAAAGGCTTTTTCATTCCGCCAAGCGCTTTATTTTGTAACGCGCTAAAAAACGCGCGCCATAACGAAGATCTCAATGTAACCCTACAAAATATTTTTAACGAAATAGAAAAATCCAGCCTTGGCACTCCATCAGAAGAAAATGTCAAAGGCTTGTTTGCGGATTTAGATGTCAATAGCAATAAATTAGGGAGCTCTCATAAAAATAGGGTGGAAAAATTGACTAAAATCCTTCAAGCCATAGGGGGCATGCAATTAGGCGATTATTTAAAAAGCGGGATTGATGTTTTTGGCGACGCTTATGAATATTTAATGGCCATGTATGCGAGCAACGCCGGCAAAAGCGGAGGGGAATTTTTCACCCCCCAAGAAGTGAGCGAACTGCTCGCTAAAATCACCCTGCACGGCCAAGAGAGCGTCAATAAAGTTTATGACCCATGCTGTGGGAGCGGAAGCTTACTCTTACAATTTTCTAAAGTGCTAGGCGATAAAAACGTCTCAAAAGGGTATTTTGGGCAAGAAATCAATTTGACCACTTACAACCTTTGCCGTATCAACATGTTTTTGCATGACATCAATTACTCTAAATTCCACATCGCGCACGGGGACACGCTTTTAGATCCAAAGCATGAAGACGATAAGCCTTTTGATGCGATCGTTTCCAACCCTCCTTATTCCACTAAATGGGTGGGCGATAGCAACTCTGTTTTAAAGAATGATGAGCGTTTTAGCAAAGCCGTTGTGTTAGCGCCCAAAAACGCCGCCGATCTCGCTTTCACCATGCACATGCTTTCTTATCTGTCCAATAGCGGCACGGCTGCGATCGTGGAATTTCCCGGGGTGCTTTATAGGGGGAACGCTGAAGCAAAAATCAGAGAACATTTAGTCAAAGAGAATGTCATTGACTGCGTGATCGCTTTACCAGACAACCTCTTTTTTGGAACGAGTATCGCTACTTGCATTTTAGTGCTTAAGAAAAACAAACAAGACGACACCACGCTTTTTATTGATGCGAGTAAGGAATTTGTCAAAGAAGGCAAGAAAAACAAGCTCAAAGAGCGCAACCGAGAAAAGATTTTGCAAACCTATATTGAAAGAAAAGAGGTTAAGCACTTTTGCGCCCTAGCTAATATTGAGAAAATTCAAGAAAACGATTACAACCTCTCCGTGAATCGCTACGTGGAGCAAGAAGACACTAAAGAGGTTATTGACATTAAAGCGCTTAATAGTGAGATTTCTCAAATCGTAGAAAAGCAAAGTGCTTTACGAAACCGCCTTGAATCCATCATCAAAGAGCTAGAAGCTTAA